GAGCAACACATCGGGGACTGCGTCTCCCTTTTGTTCAGAATTGCCATCATCAAAATGTAACATTTCTGGACGAGTGTAATGCGGATGATCCAGTAAACCGGAGTAAAATGAATCATTCGGTGCCGATTCGTGATGCCCTAAAGCACCTGGTAATAAACGAATCAAGCTATCAATCAATACCATTGCCGGTAATTCACCGCCACTGAGTACATAGTCACCAATTGAACATTCATAATCAACAAAGTGTTCAATCAGGCGTTCATCAACACCTTCGTAGCGACCCGCTAATAAAATTAGCTGCTCATTTTCTTCGTGCAACGTTTTGACAATATTCTGTGTCAAAGGCTGACCTTGTGGCGATAAATAAACCACTTTAATTTTTTTGCTATCCGAAGTAGCGGCCGCTTTTTCTTTCAGCGCCTGTATTGCCTTGCTAAGAGGCTCTACCTTCATCAGCATACCGGGACCACCACCATAAGGTCGGTCATCCACTGTTTTATGTTTGTCTGTGGTGAAATCTCTGGGATTGGTTATCGCCAGACTGATTAAACCTTTTTTTATTGCCCTGCCGGTTATTCCCGACTGTATCGCTACAAACATTTCTGGAAACAAACTGATGACATCAATATGTTTTAGCATGTTTGCTTAGCTATCACTCTAGGCATCGATCTTGTCATTGTCATCATTGTCGTCATTGTTATTACTATGACTATCGCTGTCCTTGTTTTGCTCTT
This genomic window from sulfur-oxidizing endosymbiont of Gigantopelta aegis contains:
- the trmD gene encoding tRNA (guanosine(37)-N1)-methyltransferase TrmD; protein product: MLKHIDVISLFPEMFVAIQSGITGRAIKKGLISLAITNPRDFTTDKHKTVDDRPYGGGPGMLMKVEPLSKAIQALKEKAAATSDSKKIKVVYLSPQGQPLTQNIVKTLHEENEQLILLAGRYEGVDERLIEHFVDYECSIGDYVLSGGELPAMVLIDSLIRLLPGALGHHESAPNDSFYSGLLDHPHYTRPEMLHFDDGNSEQKGDAVPDVLLSGHHENIEQWRLKQSLGRTWQRRPDLLKDRQLSEQEQQLLQAFIQEEK